TACGGCGACGCGCTGTTCGGTGTCTGGACGGGATTTCAGGAGCTGTTTGCGCAAGGCGCGATCTCGCGACTGCCCAGGATGGTGGCAGCCGAGGTGCATGGATCGCTGGCGCAGGCGCTCGCCACCGGTAGCGACAGGCTCGAAGAACGCAGCCTGGCATTCGAAAGCCTCGCCGTCTCGATCGGTGCGCCACGCAGCACCTATCAGGCCCTGAAAGCATTGCGTGAGTCCTCCGGCCACGCCGTCCCGGTGAACAATGACGGGCTCGTGGACATGCAGGAGCGCCTCGCCCGCGATGAAGGTATTTTCGCCGAACTGGCGTCGGTCACACCACTACTTGCAATGGAGCGACTGCGCGAAGGAGGTGTCATAGCCCCCGATGATCATGTGGTGGCAGTTACCACCGCCAGCGGGTTGAAGGATCTGGATCGATCGGTCGGCCAACCTGGGGATGACACGATATTTCGATCGACGGACGATGCCTGGGATTGGCTTGGCCGCAATGCTGCCGCGCTGATGGCTTTGCAAAGGTAGACGGCCCAGGGATTAGTGAGAGCGTCCTTCATTCTTGAATTCGCCATGGACGATCTGGTCGAGGCTGCGTCTCGCCCACTTGAACCGCATCCAGTCAGCCTCGGACCCAGGCTCGATGATCGTGAGCTCGCGGGGCTCGGAAGGCGGCGAGCAAGGCCAGCCGGGTAACGAACCAAGCCAGGTGTCATCGAAGACCGTTTCCGCGTATCGGTGACCCTCGTCCGGCATGATGACCGCGACCCGGGCTCCGGGCCGCGTGCTCGCAGCCCATCTGCCAACCAGGGCCGCGGCAGCGCTGGTCGGCCCCTGGAAGATGCCATGCTCACGCAGCAGGCGGCGGGCCTCACTGAATGCCGGATATGCCCCAACCCAGTGGACTTCATCGATGAGGTCATGCCTGAGATTGCCCGGCAAGATGCTGTTGCCGAGACCGCGCAACAACCGCTTGCCGGCAGGTTGTCCAAAAAGGATACTTCGGTGAGTGTCTACCGCAATCACAATAAGATGCGGAAAGACCGTGCGCAGAAACGTTCCCGTCCCGCACAGGGAGCCGCCGCTCCCAACACAGCCGACAAGACAGTCGATCTCGCCGAGCGTCCGCACAAGTTGTTCGGCCAGCCTTGCATAGGCGAGCGCGTTTCCTGAATTGTCATATTGCCGTGGCCAGAAGCAGTTGGGGTCCTCGCGGCGAATGTGATCGAGTCGCTGCAGACGCTCCAGTTGATCGCCATTGCCAGCTTGGTCCTCCGTGACAATCATTTGCGCGCCTAAACCATCGAGCCGTGCCTGGTACTTCGCGTCTACAAGGCTCGAGGCGGAGACCAGTGTGAGCCTGTATCCGCGTGCTGCCGACAGCAGCGCAAGAGCCATGCCGAATGTTCCGGATGTCGTCTCGACGATGCGCATCCCGGCCTCGAGTGCGCCCTCGGCGACGGCGCGGTCCAGGATATAGCGCGCCGGCATGAGCTTCATCAGTGGGAAGGCTGCCGCGATCAGATTGGGAGCGAGCGCGGCCATGCGAGGCGTTTCGAGCGCGCGGAAATAGTCAGGGTCCAAGGCTACCATCTCGCCCCGTCGTCGTTGATCTGGTGAAACTCGACGTCGCAGAAGCCGCCTCTTTGCACTGATGCCGCGACGCTTTCCGCGCGCTGCCGAAAATTCGTTCCGGCGGGGTCGAAGATGATACCGAGCAACGAGCCGCTATGCGCCACCTGGACGCCGCAGGCGCCAGCGCCTTCCGCAATCTCGATGACACGTTCAAGATGGGGTTTGGGCAGGTGCCGCTGGTTGAGCAGAGCACTTGCGGTCGCCGCACGCCCAAGGTTCTTCGGATCCTGATAGCGAACCGCATGGGCGATCAGGGCACGCAGGACTCGGAACTGCTGGATTTCCGCACTCTTATAGCGTGCGGGTGGCAGATGGAGCGTATCAATTGGTAGACCGCCAGTCGGCTTGAAGCCGACCAACAGTAGAGGCGGCAACGAGCCGCCAAAATCTTCCAGAACGACGCCCTCCCGTTGAGCGAAGAGGACGGCGTGCTCGTCGAAGGCGATGGCGTCGCTAGCTTGTTCAGCGGCGACCGCCAGTCGGCTGATACGAGAAGGCTGCAACCGGGCAGTATGGGCCGCCGCCACAGCGCGAACCGCGGCGACGACATCCGCGGTGGACGAACCGTAGCCGTGACCGACAGGAATATTACTTTCAATGTTAAGGACGCCACCTTCAACGACGCCCAAATGGTCCAGCGTCTTCCGCGCAGCTAAGCCCGCCTTGATCTTGTCGTGTGGCCGCACAGTAAGAACGCGTCTAGCCGTGCAGGTGAATGTCGCCTTCGCCCGCGAACTGGCGAGCGGGAGGGTGACCAGACCGCGATGGAGTCGGCCGGCCGGACCTTCGAAGACACCCTGCAGCAGTTCTCCATGGTGACCTATTGCAGCCCCGGCGCCGATCTTTGGCAACGATTCACCGTTCGGGGTTAGTCGGGTGACTGCATCCACGATTCGCTCCTTGCGATCCGCATCTGATGCGATGGTGGTCTCGGCGGTGCCAATCCGCCCTCATCAAATTCCGGCATTGACAATGCCGGGCCGCGGCTCGCGGGCTATCATTAGGCTTCGAGAATCAGATGCCGAAACCATACTGCTGGTATGCGTAAGCGGCTGGTGCGCGCTGGCTTGACCTCAGTCAGTACGACCGCGCCTGACCACGCTCGCGATCCTACACCTGCCGGCACGCAGCCTGACGGTGGCGGCTGCCTCTGAATTTGAGAGGCAGGATTCTAAAAATCACCATCGACCGATGTGCGCCAGGAGCGGAAGTTGGGTCTCCGCCTTGAAGCGGACCTCCGCTGCGCAGCAGCGTCAGAACCGATCCTACCCAAAGCTGACGCCTATCAAGTCGTCCGTGAACAATCGGTAAGCTATTGATACTGCGATTGGATTTGTGGTTCTGAAGTCGTCGATTTTGCCGGTTATGCGGGCTTCGACCGTGGTTTCCTTGCAATTTGATCTGGGCGTTAGACCGTGATTCCATCGCCGTCATGGGCGGCGATGGAGGGGCTTGGATGCGGCCGAGGGAACCGGTGGAGAGCGGTCAGCGTGATCTGTTCCGGGCGCGGCTCGACCAGATCATTGCCCTCGACCATGCCTTGGTCCGGCTGGCGCGGACGATTGACTGGAGCTTCCTGGAGCGGTCCTTCGGCGCGGTCTACACCGACGCCGCCGGTCGCCCGCCGCTGCCAACGCGGCTGATGGCGGGGCTCGCCATCCTCAAGCACATGCACGACCTGTCCGACGAGGCTCTGTGCGAGCGCTGGGTCGAGAACCCGTATTTCCAGTTCTTTTGCGGCGAGGAGTTCTTCCAGCACGAACTGACCTTCGAGCGCTCGTCGCTGACCCGCTGGCGCCAGCGCATGGGCGAGGAACGCCTGGCCACCCTTGTGCAGGAAAGCCTGGCGGTCGCCGTCAAGACCGGCGCGGCCAAGCCCGCCGACTTCACCCGCGTCATCATCGACACCACGGTGCAGGAGAAGGCGATCGCCTTCCCGACCGACGCCAGGCTGATGCACACGGCCCGCCAGCGGCTGGTGCGCCTGGCGAACAAGGCCGGCGTCGATCTGCGCCAGAGCTATGCGCGGGTCGGCAAGCACGCGCTGATCGCGCACCAGCGCTACGCCCACGCCAAGCAGTTCAACCGGGCAAACCGGGCGCTCAAGGCAATCCGCACCATGCTCGGCCGGGTCATCCGCGATATCGGCCGACGCATCCGGGGCGAGGCGGACCTGGAAGCCGCCTTCGCCCTGCCGCTCTCGCTCGCCCGCCAGGTCCACGCCCAGGACCGGCGCCAGCGCGGCAGGAAGATCTATTCGCTGCATGCGCCCGAGACCGAGTGCATCGGCAAGGGCAAGGCCCACAAGCCCTACGAGTTCGGCGTCAAGGTGTCCGTCGCCACCCCGCTCGATCGCTGCAAGGGCGGCCAGTTCGTCGCCCATGTGAAGGCGATGCCGGGAGCCCCTTACGACGGCCACACGCTCGCCACCGTCATCCCCGCAATCGAGGCGAGCACCGGCGCTCCGCTTCAGCGCCTTCTCGTCGATCGCGGCTACAAGGGCCACAACGCGCCCGAACCCTATCGCTTCAAAGTCTTCATCCAGGGCCAGAAGCGGCGCGTCACAGCGGCCATCAAACGCCAGCTCCGGCGCCGGTCCGCCGTCGAGCCGGTCATCGGCCACCTCAAGAACGAGCACCGCATGACCCGCAACCGCCTGGCCGGCTCCCACGGCGACGCCGCCAACGCCGTCCTCGCCGCCGTCGGCTACAACTTCCGCCTCCTGCTCAAATGGCTCTGGCTTCTGTGCGCCCTAACCCTGACCAGGCTCGCCGGCACAAACTCGCCAGCCATGTCGCCTCAGGGCACCTGATCACCGTTCTTCACGGACGACTATCAAGCCGGTTTGGCGAAGTGTGGTGTTCCGGGGCATTGCTCTTGGTCCGGATAATGGATCGCGATCCAACTGAGGCCCAGACGCTGATGAAAGGGTGTTCTTGCGTCCATTTGAGGGCCTTGCTGCACCGCTGGTCAGTCTTCTAGACAAGGTATTTTCGAGCAAAAAAGCAAGTTATGGGGGTGTTTTGACGTGCGGGAGGACGCATACAGCATTTTTCTCATGCTAACCGGCAACGTATGCGCCACGCTACGCTACAAGGTGCATTCGATCGACATGCCTGCCGGAAAGGCACTAAAGTTCCTGAAGCGGAGGGCGGCGAAGGATTTGACATCGTCGCAGAAGTGCAATCTGCCCGCGCTCATCACGCACATGGAGTATAACGCTCAATGCCGCGCAGGCACGCACATGGAGCTGTTTGAGCCCTTGTTCCGAAAGCTCCGAGCCGGCGCGACGCCTCTCATGATGATTACGCTCGTACAGGACGGAGCCATCAAAGCGGACGCCTCAATCCCTCTAGACGACACCAACCTCTACCTTCGCCCGGAATTCATGGACGGATACCAGATGGACGATTGGCTGACGAAATACCGGAAGGGCTCCAGCCTCGACCTGCCCCAGCTGATCCATGATGACTACTACGAAGCCATTAAGCTCACGTACAACGCCGGGAAACTGGTGTCCTCGATGAAGCTCCTGCTGTCCTGCATCGACAGTCTGGCCTACGTCGAGTACGGCGACGACGGAAATCCGTTTATCGCGTGGCTGGACATGTTCGCGGATTTGCCCTCCCTCGGCATCACGCCTCAAGAACTTTGGGAGTTACGGAACGGCCTCGTTCATATGACCAACCTCAGCTCCA
The genomic region above belongs to Bosea vaviloviae and contains:
- a CDS encoding kinase encodes the protein MDAVTRLTPNGESLPKIGAGAAIGHHGELLQGVFEGPAGRLHRGLVTLPLASSRAKATFTCTARRVLTVRPHDKIKAGLAARKTLDHLGVVEGGVLNIESNIPVGHGYGSSTADVVAAVRAVAAAHTARLQPSRISRLAVAAEQASDAIAFDEHAVLFAQREGVVLEDFGGSLPPLLLVGFKPTGGLPIDTLHLPPARYKSAEIQQFRVLRALIAHAVRYQDPKNLGRAATASALLNQRHLPKPHLERVIEIAEGAGACGVQVAHSGSLLGIIFDPAGTNFRQRAESVAASVQRGGFCDVEFHQINDDGARW
- a CDS encoding IS5 family transposase, whose translation is MRPREPVESGQRDLFRARLDQIIALDHALVRLARTIDWSFLERSFGAVYTDAAGRPPLPTRLMAGLAILKHMHDLSDEALCERWVENPYFQFFCGEEFFQHELTFERSSLTRWRQRMGEERLATLVQESLAVAVKTGAAKPADFTRVIIDTTVQEKAIAFPTDARLMHTARQRLVRLANKAGVDLRQSYARVGKHALIAHQRYAHAKQFNRANRALKAIRTMLGRVIRDIGRRIRGEADLEAAFALPLSLARQVHAQDRRQRGRKIYSLHAPETECIGKGKAHKPYEFGVKVSVATPLDRCKGGQFVAHVKAMPGAPYDGHTLATVIPAIEASTGAPLQRLLVDRGYKGHNAPEPYRFKVFIQGQKRRVTAAIKRQLRRRSAVEPVIGHLKNEHRMTRNRLAGSHGDAANAVLAAVGYNFRLLLKWLWLLCALTLTRLAGTNSPAMSPQGT
- a CDS encoding PLP-dependent cysteine synthase family protein: MVALDPDYFRALETPRMAALAPNLIAAAFPLMKLMPARYILDRAVAEGALEAGMRIVETTSGTFGMALALLSAARGYRLTLVSASSLVDAKYQARLDGLGAQMIVTEDQAGNGDQLERLQRLDHIRREDPNCFWPRQYDNSGNALAYARLAEQLVRTLGEIDCLVGCVGSGGSLCGTGTFLRTVFPHLIVIAVDTHRSILFGQPAGKRLLRGLGNSILPGNLRHDLIDEVHWVGAYPAFSEARRLLREHGIFQGPTSAAAALVGRWAASTRPGARVAVIMPDEGHRYAETVFDDTWLGSLPGWPCSPPSEPRELTIIEPGSEADWMRFKWARRSLDQIVHGEFKNEGRSH